One stretch of Muribaculum intestinale DNA includes these proteins:
- a CDS encoding polysaccharide deacetylase family protein has translation MKAICFYFQIHQPFRLKRYRFFDIGNDHYYDDEFTNEDILSRIAHRSYIPAAESLLRMIEESKGKFRCAISLTGVVIEQLEIYVPEFLDLLKKLADTGCVEFLAETYSHSLASLIDPEEFEAQVKAHDQLIYEKFGQHPKVLRNTELIYCDEMAPMIHSMGYKGVITEGAKHILGWKSPNYVYQAASCPKLKLLLKNDKLSDDIARNFSNTSWEAYPLTADKYIDWIASTPADEQVVNLFMNLETFGDFQPRETGIFQFLEALPRFAAERGVEFITPSDAISKLKPVAELSVLHPISWADEAHDTSAWLGNKLQNEAFNKLYSVAERVRLCTDRRLKQDWNHLQSSDHFFYMSTKHFNDGAAHAMFSPYETPYQAFTNYMNVLADFLVRVDEQYPKSIDNEELNALLSTINNQNSEIEMLNKELQSMRNNLEHLNEEHATRAAVAQGKKLDENLQVEEAPAKKATVKKGCKKNVEKAPKAEKKPRASKKAKNDAADEPKA, from the coding sequence ATGAAAGCTATCTGCTTCTATTTCCAGATCCATCAGCCCTTCCGTCTAAAACGCTACCGCTTCTTCGATATCGGCAACGACCACTACTACGACGACGAGTTTACCAACGAGGATATCCTCTCGCGTATAGCCCACCGCAGCTACATCCCCGCCGCCGAATCGTTGCTGCGCATGATTGAGGAGAGCAAGGGCAAATTCCGCTGCGCCATATCACTCACAGGCGTGGTAATCGAGCAACTCGAAATCTACGTGCCCGAGTTCCTCGACCTGCTTAAGAAACTGGCCGACACCGGATGTGTCGAATTCCTTGCCGAAACATATTCCCACTCTCTGGCTTCGCTCATCGACCCTGAAGAGTTTGAGGCACAGGTAAAAGCCCATGACCAGCTCATATACGAGAAATTTGGACAGCACCCAAAGGTCCTGCGCAATACCGAGCTTATCTACTGCGACGAGATGGCCCCGATGATTCACTCGATGGGATACAAAGGCGTAATCACCGAAGGCGCAAAGCATATCCTCGGATGGAAATCGCCCAACTACGTATATCAGGCCGCATCATGCCCGAAGCTCAAGCTGCTGCTTAAGAACGACAAACTGTCGGATGACATCGCCCGCAACTTCTCCAACACATCATGGGAGGCATACCCGCTTACAGCCGACAAATATATCGACTGGATTGCATCGACCCCCGCCGACGAGCAGGTAGTAAACCTCTTCATGAATCTGGAGACATTCGGCGACTTCCAACCGCGCGAAACCGGCATATTCCAGTTCCTTGAAGCTCTGCCCCGATTTGCTGCCGAACGCGGCGTGGAATTCATCACTCCATCAGACGCTATCAGCAAGCTCAAACCGGTAGCCGAACTGAGCGTACTCCACCCCATCTCATGGGCCGACGAAGCACACGACACCTCGGCATGGCTCGGCAACAAGCTCCAGAATGAGGCATTCAACAAGCTCTACTCAGTGGCCGAACGCGTACGCCTCTGTACCGACCGCCGACTCAAGCAGGACTGGAACCATCTGCAGTCGTCCGACCACTTCTTCTACATGTCGACCAAGCACTTCAACGACGGAGCCGCCCATGCGATGTTCTCGCCCTACGAGACACCCTATCAGGCATTCACCAATTATATGAATGTACTGGCCGACTTCCTCGTGCGCGTCGACGAGCAATATCCCAAGTCGATCGACAATGAAGAGCTCAACGCCCTGCTCTCAACCATCAACAACCAGAACTCGGAAATCGAGATGCTCAACAAAGAGCTCCAGTCGATGCGCAACAACCTCGAGCACCTCAACGAGGAGCACGCCACACGTGCTGCTGTAGCCCAGGGTAAGAAACTTGACGAAAATCTCCAGGTAGAGGAAGCTCCCGCCAAGAAAGCAACCGTCAAGAAAGGATGCAAAAAAAACGTCGAAAAAGCACCGAAAGCCGAAAAGAAACCCCGCGCTTCCAAAAAGGCTAAAAACGACGCAGCCGACGAGCCCAAAGCCTAA
- a CDS encoding HAD family hydrolase — protein MGNIKGIIFDYGGTIDSRGVHWSEIIWDGYRASGTTVDKETFREAYVYAERELAKVRHIMPDDNFHTLLLKKMQIELGWLADHGYISADDARRMAPEIARYCYERARECVEEARPVLEAIRERHIPMVLVSNFYGNVQAVLADFNLLQYFESIIESAVVGVRKPDPQIFRLGVDALGMKPEEVLVVGDSYKKDIVPAETIGCRVAWIKGKGWTAEEDVVTHPSIIKNIGEVLQAAF, from the coding sequence ATGGGAAATATTAAAGGTATAATATTTGACTACGGCGGCACTATCGACAGCCGCGGCGTACACTGGAGCGAGATAATCTGGGACGGCTACCGCGCAAGCGGCACTACGGTCGATAAAGAAACATTCCGCGAAGCATACGTATATGCCGAACGCGAACTCGCAAAGGTACGCCACATCATGCCCGACGACAACTTCCACACCCTGCTGCTTAAGAAAATGCAGATAGAGCTGGGATGGCTTGCCGACCACGGCTACATAAGTGCCGATGACGCTCGCCGCATGGCACCTGAAATCGCACGCTATTGTTATGAACGCGCGCGCGAGTGCGTAGAGGAAGCCCGTCCGGTGCTTGAGGCTATTCGCGAGCGCCACATCCCTATGGTGCTCGTAAGCAACTTCTATGGCAATGTACAGGCCGTGCTTGCCGATTTCAACCTGCTGCAGTACTTCGAAAGCATAATCGAAAGCGCAGTTGTAGGCGTGCGCAAACCCGACCCGCAGATATTCCGCCTCGGAGTAGATGCGCTCGGAATGAAACCCGAAGAAGTGCTTGTCGTAGGCGACTCCTATAAAAAAGACATCGTGCCTGCCGAAACAATAGGCTGCCGTGTGGCCTGGATAAAGGGCAAAGGGTGGACCGCCGAAGAAGACGTCGTGACCCACCCCTCTATTATCAAAAACATCGGCGAAGTACTCCAAGCAGCATTTTGA
- a CDS encoding ATP-binding cassette domain-containing protein, with the protein MKELFTLCSPMLTWRMQKIAVPAGVVIPEGVTVVFGPNGAGKSTLGNIIAKGWNITTNRITTSREQKPSVKMIEFGDIHSLAGFHTEYYQQRLEATMNDDVPSVGDLLGTRMAMPRWGELASRFSLEHTVEKKVNYLSSGELRKLLLVNALLDAPELLVLDNPYIGLDAVSRDVFNDTLREVAREGTSVMLLLCNPAEIPDFTDMFLPIDGMELGNPIYAQNGCDDVTAMRETAWSMMDYAVDLSAIPLRRMEVTPHDITFALRDCRVAYGSTVVLDHVDWTVRKGECWSLSGPNGSGKSLLLSLIFADNPQAYSNDITIFDKRRGSGESIWDIKRRIGYVSPEMHLYFRSGGTVAEVVAQGLRDTIGNFGSVSAEAREEAMRWLRLFHLEGVADMPYRNLSAGMQRLVLIARTFIKHPDLLIFDEPLHGLDAARKRAVRAVVNEIARRDSPTLVYVTHYLPEVPESVTRRFALQGR; encoded by the coding sequence ATGAAAGAACTTTTCACTCTGTGCAGCCCCATGCTTACATGGCGGATGCAGAAGATAGCGGTACCCGCCGGAGTAGTAATCCCCGAGGGTGTGACCGTTGTGTTCGGTCCTAACGGCGCAGGCAAGTCTACCCTCGGAAATATTATCGCAAAGGGATGGAACATCACCACCAACCGCATCACCACCTCGCGTGAGCAGAAGCCGTCGGTAAAGATGATTGAATTCGGCGACATACATTCGCTTGCCGGATTCCATACAGAATATTACCAGCAGCGTCTGGAGGCGACGATGAACGATGATGTCCCTTCTGTCGGCGACTTGCTGGGAACGCGCATGGCAATGCCACGATGGGGTGAGCTTGCATCGCGTTTCTCACTTGAGCATACGGTAGAAAAGAAAGTCAACTACCTGTCGAGCGGAGAGCTGCGCAAGCTGTTGCTCGTCAATGCCTTGCTCGATGCTCCCGAATTGCTTGTACTCGACAATCCGTATATAGGGCTCGACGCAGTGTCGCGCGATGTGTTTAATGACACCCTCCGCGAGGTAGCCCGTGAGGGTACATCCGTGATGCTGCTTTTGTGTAATCCGGCCGAGATACCCGACTTCACGGACATGTTTCTTCCGATTGACGGTATGGAGCTCGGCAATCCAATATATGCTCAGAATGGCTGTGATGATGTAACGGCCATGAGAGAGACGGCATGGTCGATGATGGACTATGCGGTGGATTTGTCGGCAATACCTTTGCGCCGCATGGAGGTGACTCCCCATGACATTACATTCGCTTTGCGCGACTGTAGGGTGGCATATGGCTCTACGGTTGTGCTCGACCATGTCGACTGGACTGTAAGGAAGGGTGAGTGCTGGTCATTGTCCGGGCCAAACGGCTCGGGCAAGTCATTGTTGCTTAGCCTGATATTTGCCGACAATCCACAGGCCTATTCCAATGATATCACAATATTCGACAAGCGTAGAGGTTCGGGTGAAAGCATCTGGGACATTAAGAGGCGTATAGGATATGTGTCGCCCGAGATGCATCTGTATTTCCGCTCGGGAGGCACTGTGGCTGAAGTTGTGGCACAGGGTCTGCGCGACACAATAGGCAATTTCGGCTCAGTCTCAGCCGAGGCCCGCGAGGAGGCCATGCGCTGGTTGCGACTGTTTCATCTCGAGGGAGTGGCCGATATGCCTTACCGCAATCTTTCGGCCGGCATGCAGCGTCTTGTTCTGATAGCAAGGACATTCATCAAGCATCCCGACCTGCTTATCTTCGACGAGCCGCTTCATGGCCTTGACGCCGCGCGCAAGCGTGCTGTGCGTGCCGTGGTCAACGAGATAGCGCGACGCGACTCTCCGACTTTGGTCTACGTCACCCACTATCTGCCTGAAGTGCCTGAGTCGGTTACACGCCGCTTTGCTCTCCAAGGGCGCTGA
- the pdxA gene encoding 4-hydroxythreonine-4-phosphate dehydrogenase PdxA gives MSKKIKVGITHGDPNGIGYEVILKTLSDTRIPELCTPIVYGSAKIAAYYRKGMELPQVAMNTITAAGQAKDDAVNIINVIGEDFKIEPGVASKSAGEAAFIALERAVADLRAGEIDVIVTAPISKDTIQSETFHFPGHTEYLESSLGDGDKALMILANDRLRIALVTTHLPIAKIADAITRDAVLDKLRIFNRSLRRDFNIDTPRIAVLSLNPHAGEGGLLGNEENEIIAPALEEARNEKILAFGPYAADGFFGTEAYRKFDGVLAMYHDQGLAPFKTIAMDSGVNFTAGLPYVRTSPDHGTGFDIAGQGKASDESFRQAIYMAIDTFRSRRHFDEAYANPLRRQYFDKGKDNVVLDLSKDDSNPQE, from the coding sequence ATGAGCAAAAAAATAAAAGTAGGTATCACCCACGGCGACCCCAACGGCATCGGCTATGAGGTGATATTAAAGACATTAAGCGACACTCGGATTCCCGAGCTGTGTACTCCGATAGTATACGGATCGGCCAAAATAGCCGCCTACTACAGAAAAGGGATGGAACTTCCCCAGGTGGCCATGAACACAATCACTGCCGCAGGGCAGGCCAAGGATGATGCTGTAAACATAATAAATGTAATAGGCGAGGATTTCAAAATCGAGCCGGGTGTAGCCTCAAAGAGCGCCGGCGAAGCTGCATTCATAGCCCTTGAGCGCGCTGTAGCCGATTTGCGTGCCGGCGAGATTGATGTAATCGTCACAGCTCCCATAAGCAAGGATACAATCCAGAGCGAGACATTCCACTTCCCGGGACATACCGAATATCTCGAATCGTCGCTTGGCGACGGCGACAAGGCCCTGATGATACTGGCCAACGACCGTCTGCGCATAGCGCTCGTGACCACTCATCTGCCCATTGCAAAAATAGCCGACGCGATTACACGCGATGCCGTACTCGACAAACTGCGCATATTCAATCGCTCGCTACGCCGCGACTTCAACATCGACACTCCGCGTATAGCTGTACTGTCGCTCAACCCCCATGCTGGTGAGGGCGGCCTGCTCGGCAACGAGGAGAACGAAATAATCGCTCCGGCCCTTGAAGAAGCCCGCAATGAAAAGATACTCGCATTCGGTCCGTATGCCGCCGACGGATTCTTCGGCACCGAGGCCTACCGCAAGTTTGACGGAGTGCTTGCAATGTACCACGACCAGGGACTCGCCCCATTCAAGACTATCGCAATGGACTCCGGCGTCAACTTTACTGCCGGACTTCCCTACGTGCGCACATCGCCCGACCACGGCACGGGATTCGACATCGCCGGACAAGGCAAAGCCTCCGACGAATCTTTCCGACAGGCAATCTATATGGCCATCGATACATTCCGCTCACGCCGGCATTTCGATGAGGCATACGCCAATCCCCTGCGACGCCAGTACTTCGACAAAGGAAAAGACAACGTAGTGCTCGATCTGAGCAAGGATGACAGCAATCCCCAGGAGTAA
- a CDS encoding phosphotransferase enzyme family protein, giving the protein MTDFHKIVAQFATLGTVESVKALGNGLINDTYVVRTSETDAPDYVLQRINHHIFTDVDVLQGNIEAVTAHIRRKLQEAGTDDIDRKVLRFIPVKEGGKTYYHDGENYWRMMVFIPGAHTLEAVTPESSRCAGKAFGEFQSMLVDINADLKESIPDFHNMELRLRQLREAVASDPKGRVAGVRDLIDEIESRADEMCLAERLHREGRLPKRICHCDTKVNNMMFDEQGRMLCVIDLDTVMPSYVFSDYGDFLRTGANKGDEDDRDLDHVEFDMDIFRAFTKGYLAGAGAFLTPVEIENLPYAAAMFPYMQAVRFLADYINGDTYYKIQYPEHNLVRTRAQLKLLHSVDSHTREMHEYIKSVAAG; this is encoded by the coding sequence ATGACTGACTTCCATAAAATAGTGGCTCAATTTGCCACCCTTGGTACCGTTGAGAGTGTGAAGGCGCTCGGTAACGGTCTGATCAACGATACTTATGTGGTGCGTACCTCGGAGACCGATGCGCCCGATTATGTGCTGCAGCGTATCAATCATCATATATTCACGGATGTCGATGTATTGCAGGGAAACATCGAGGCTGTTACCGCACATATACGTCGTAAACTCCAGGAGGCCGGTACCGACGATATCGACCGCAAGGTGCTCCGCTTTATTCCTGTAAAAGAGGGTGGAAAGACTTATTATCATGACGGTGAAAACTATTGGCGCATGATGGTATTCATTCCCGGCGCACATACTCTTGAGGCTGTCACTCCCGAATCGTCGCGTTGTGCCGGAAAAGCGTTCGGCGAATTCCAGTCGATGCTTGTCGATATCAATGCCGACCTGAAGGAAAGTATCCCTGATTTCCATAACATGGAGTTGCGTCTGCGCCAGTTGCGCGAGGCTGTGGCGAGCGACCCCAAGGGGCGTGTTGCAGGTGTGCGCGACCTTATTGACGAAATCGAGAGCCGTGCCGACGAGATGTGCCTTGCCGAACGGCTTCATCGCGAGGGGCGTCTGCCAAAACGTATATGCCACTGCGACACAAAGGTCAATAACATGATGTTTGACGAGCAGGGGCGTATGCTGTGTGTGATTGATCTCGACACCGTGATGCCCAGCTACGTGTTCAGCGACTATGGCGACTTCCTGCGTACGGGAGCCAACAAGGGCGATGAGGATGACCGCGACCTCGACCATGTAGAGTTCGATATGGATATATTCCGGGCGTTTACCAAGGGTTATCTTGCCGGAGCCGGCGCGTTTCTCACTCCGGTTGAAATAGAGAATCTGCCCTATGCGGCGGCCATGTTCCCCTACATGCAGGCCGTAAGATTCCTGGCCGACTATATCAACGGCGATACATATTACAAAATACAGTATCCCGAGCATAATCTTGTGCGCACCCGCGCCCAGCTCAAGCTGCTTCACAGTGTCGACTCCCATACCCGTGAGATGCACGAGTATATCAAGTCGGTCGCTGCCGGGTGA
- a CDS encoding peptidase U32 family protein, giving the protein MTPRHIELLAPARTADIARAAIDCGADAVYIGADRFGARAAAANTVDEIASLCDYAHRFRVRIYATLNTIIYEDELRQAELLAKRLWKAGVDALIVQDMAMLRLDLPPIALHASTQCDIRTAEKARFLAALGFSQLVLPRELTLDEIKEIHDAAPDTPLEAFVHGALCVSYSGDCQASYVAGGRSANRGECAQICRLPFTLTDGNGKAFGDMPRHYLSLRDLRRAEALLPMIEAGVSSFKIEGRLKDESYVKNVTAYYRQAIDKIIDKNPDIYLRSSAGESAIPFTPSLEKSFNRGFTPYFLTNGRPDMKMASMLTPKSQGEKVGKVKSVKPDGSIIAALDTPLANGDGLGYFDPTGRFTGFRVNRVEGSRIFPATRVSPRSGTVLYRNSDMEFERESSRAATRTLLVDMALRAVGSDGIALNLTDARGINISTAIYGVGHDMARTPQTDSQQRVLAKLGGTIYQTGEIDNSSTADIFIPASALTSLRRNAFALLDRTAAITYRRDMRRKENPDTMWPAGTSLSRHDNVANTLACQVYRDHGVSGKISPATETAPRIEENPTVMTTRYCVRRELGACLRTPSGTSLKGPLTLTADIAGGRRLTLRLDFDCTACRMKVVKL; this is encoded by the coding sequence ATGACACCCCGCCATATCGAACTGCTCGCTCCGGCACGTACAGCCGACATTGCCCGCGCCGCCATTGACTGCGGAGCCGACGCTGTATATATCGGAGCCGACCGCTTCGGCGCACGCGCGGCAGCCGCCAATACAGTCGACGAAATCGCCAGTCTGTGCGACTATGCCCACCGGTTTCGCGTACGCATCTACGCCACCCTCAACACAATAATATATGAAGACGAGCTGCGTCAGGCCGAACTGCTTGCCAAGAGATTGTGGAAAGCGGGAGTCGATGCGCTTATCGTACAGGACATGGCCATGCTCCGGCTCGACCTGCCACCGATAGCCCTACATGCATCTACACAATGCGACATACGCACTGCGGAGAAGGCACGTTTTCTGGCCGCACTCGGATTCAGCCAGCTGGTACTCCCGCGCGAGTTGACCCTCGACGAGATAAAAGAGATACACGATGCGGCGCCGGACACTCCGCTTGAGGCGTTTGTACACGGTGCGCTATGCGTAAGCTACAGCGGCGACTGCCAGGCAAGCTATGTCGCGGGCGGACGAAGCGCCAACCGCGGAGAGTGCGCACAGATATGCCGTCTGCCGTTCACCCTTACCGATGGCAACGGAAAGGCTTTTGGCGATATGCCTCGCCACTACCTGTCGCTGCGCGACCTGCGACGGGCCGAGGCTCTGCTACCGATGATTGAGGCTGGCGTGTCATCGTTTAAAATCGAGGGGCGACTGAAGGACGAGTCGTATGTGAAAAATGTCACTGCCTACTACCGCCAGGCAATTGACAAAATCATTGACAAGAATCCCGATATATACCTACGCAGTTCGGCAGGGGAAAGCGCCATACCGTTTACTCCGTCGCTCGAAAAGAGCTTTAACCGCGGATTTACGCCCTATTTTCTCACCAATGGTCGTCCGGATATGAAAATGGCTTCCATGCTCACCCCGAAATCCCAAGGTGAAAAGGTGGGCAAGGTAAAAAGCGTTAAACCCGACGGCTCGATAATCGCGGCACTCGACACACCGCTCGCCAATGGCGACGGACTCGGATATTTCGACCCTACAGGCCGGTTTACCGGCTTCAGAGTAAACCGCGTGGAGGGTTCACGCATATTTCCGGCAACGAGAGTATCACCGCGCTCCGGCACAGTGCTTTACCGCAACAGCGACATGGAGTTTGAGCGCGAGAGTTCACGCGCGGCCACAAGGACACTACTGGTCGACATGGCTCTGCGAGCAGTCGGTAGCGATGGAATAGCGCTCAATCTGACCGACGCACGCGGTATCAACATATCAACAGCCATTTACGGTGTAGGCCACGACATGGCCCGCACACCGCAGACCGACTCCCAGCAACGCGTTCTGGCAAAGCTCGGCGGCACCATATACCAAACCGGGGAAATCGACAATTCCTCTACCGCAGATATATTCATACCGGCATCGGCACTGACCTCACTTAGGAGAAACGCTTTCGCCCTGCTCGACCGCACGGCGGCAATCACATACCGCCGCGACATGCGCCGCAAAGAGAATCCTGACACAATGTGGCCCGCAGGCACATCTCTGTCGCGCCACGACAACGTGGCAAACACCCTTGCCTGCCAGGTATACCGCGACCATGGTGTAAGCGGAAAAATCTCTCCGGCCACAGAGACAGCGCCCCGGATAGAAGAGAATCCGACTGTAATGACCACACGCTACTGTGTAAGGCGCGAGCTCGGAGCATGTCTGCGCACACCGTCGGGCACATCATTGAAAGGACCGCTCACACTCACGGCTGATATCGCCGGCGGACGCAGGCTTACTCTACGGCTCGACTTCGATTGTACGGCATGTCGCATGAAGGTTGTCAAACTCTGA
- a CDS encoding NTP transferase domain-containing protein, producing MHYAIIAAGEGSRLVQEGIQLPKPLVDLDGRPMIKRLIDIMLDCDAESLSVIVNEQMTDVRDYLESLTLPVPFNLVVKTTPSSMHSFYEVSRTFPSSGKFVLTTVDTIFHETDFRRYVKAFADSDDADGYMGVTTFIDDEKPLYIDVDEPSMTITAFRDKPWVGVRYISGGIYGLTPPALGILDRCLAQGTSRMRNYQRALVDGGLTLKAFPFSKIVDVDHAGDIETARRFISQGE from the coding sequence GTGCATTACGCCATAATAGCCGCCGGAGAAGGTTCGCGGCTTGTACAAGAGGGCATACAACTGCCCAAACCGCTCGTCGACCTCGACGGGCGTCCTATGATAAAGCGTCTCATCGACATCATGCTCGACTGCGACGCCGAGTCGCTGTCGGTAATCGTCAACGAGCAGATGACCGACGTACGCGATTATCTCGAGAGCCTGACACTCCCCGTGCCATTCAATCTGGTCGTGAAGACTACTCCCAGCTCTATGCATTCGTTTTATGAGGTAAGCCGGACATTCCCTTCAAGCGGAAAGTTTGTGCTCACCACTGTCGACACGATATTCCACGAGACCGACTTCCGCCGCTACGTAAAGGCATTTGCCGATAGCGACGATGCCGACGGCTACATGGGGGTAACCACTTTCATCGACGACGAAAAACCATTGTATATAGATGTCGACGAGCCATCTATGACAATCACAGCCTTCCGCGACAAGCCCTGGGTGGGCGTACGCTACATCTCAGGAGGCATATACGGGCTTACCCCACCCGCCCTCGGCATACTCGACCGCTGTCTGGCACAGGGCACAAGCCGCATGCGCAACTACCAGCGAGCTCTCGTCGACGGAGGCCTCACCCTTAAGGCCTTCCCTTTCAGCAAGATTGTCGACGTTGACCATGCCGGCGATATAGAGACAGCCCGACGGTTCATATCGCAGGGTGAATAA
- a CDS encoding CDP-alcohol phosphatidyltransferase family protein, with product MANNNTAARPTAKVSYRDTLKSMDTEEHIDLAFYRPIGYMWACLAKRLGVTPNAITIASIFLGIGAGIMFYFPDMWLNVIGMLLLIWANSFDSADGQLARMTKQYSRLGRILDGLSGDLWFASIYIAICLRENITSEFFSAHPWVIWVVAVVTGLCHAKQAAAADYYRQFHLYFLKGEEGSELESCDELRSRLATLSWSKNFWKKLTLTFYTQYTANQEALTPSMQTLRRELRKRFASGVIPMDFREAFRAKSLPLMKYTNILSFNWRVIALFTALFLQMPWLYFAFELIVLNALLVYMIVRHEHICRDFTKELKDGKY from the coding sequence ATGGCCAACAACAACACCGCCGCCCGGCCGACCGCGAAGGTAAGCTACCGAGATACCCTCAAGTCGATGGACACCGAAGAGCATATCGACCTCGCATTTTACCGCCCGATAGGCTACATGTGGGCTTGTCTGGCAAAACGTCTCGGCGTTACTCCCAACGCCATCACCATAGCATCCATATTCCTCGGAATAGGCGCGGGAATAATGTTTTATTTCCCCGACATGTGGCTCAACGTCATAGGCATGCTTCTGCTTATATGGGCCAATTCGTTTGATTCAGCCGACGGACAGCTCGCCCGCATGACAAAGCAATACTCGCGCCTTGGCCGAATACTCGACGGCCTGTCGGGCGACCTTTGGTTTGCATCGATATATATCGCCATATGCCTGCGCGAGAATATCACATCCGAATTCTTCAGCGCCCACCCATGGGTGATATGGGTAGTAGCCGTAGTGACCGGTCTGTGCCATGCTAAGCAGGCCGCCGCCGCCGACTATTACCGTCAGTTCCACCTCTACTTCCTTAAGGGAGAAGAAGGAAGTGAGCTGGAGTCATGCGACGAGCTGCGCAGCCGTCTGGCCACCCTTTCCTGGAGCAAAAACTTCTGGAAAAAACTGACTTTGACATTCTATACCCAATATACAGCCAATCAGGAAGCCCTTACCCCGTCCATGCAGACACTGCGCCGCGAGCTACGCAAGCGATTTGCATCAGGAGTCATACCTATGGATTTCCGGGAGGCTTTCCGTGCGAAGAGCCTCCCGCTGATGAAGTATACCAACATCCTCTCCTTCAACTGGCGTGTGATAGCTTTGTTCACCGCACTTTTCCTTCAGATGCCATGGCTATATTTCGCATTCGAGCTTATCGTGCTCAACGCATTGCTCGTATATATGATTGTACGACATGAACACATATGCCGCGACTTCACCAAAGAACTTAAAGATGGGAAATATTAA